A single Bacillus sp. HMF5848 DNA region contains:
- the selA gene encoding L-seryl-tRNA(Sec) selenium transferase, whose product MNHILRQIPAIHELQKHVSFQNLCEMYNVTVPTLTSILQEQIHILRINIINGYEPTTTILDEIFINTEASLKKVFNSRLNRLINATGTILHTNLGRARLSDSAITSVVEASRNYSNLEYNIDTGKRGSRHDLIEDLVTQTTGAEAAMVVNNNAASVYLILKALAKGKEVIVSRGELVEIGGSFRISSIMEESGANLVEVGTTNKTHMYDYENSVSPDTAMIMKVHTSNYKILGFHKTVPSSELVDLCKKESILLYEDLGSGALFDYASYGIGDEPVVAKVLRSGIDVVSFSGDKLLGGPQAGIIAGKKQVIEKLKKHQLARVLRVDKMTLAALEATLRAYLRDETTRDIPVVRDILTDKAVIKRKALDFISLLKNLAPQYSCELHEDTSKVGGGTMPDVELPTWTVRIQTDTIDGNALHDLLRKQYHIVTRIKDDIVFLDFRTLTNEEVHIISKALKELGGD is encoded by the coding sequence ATGAACCATATATTGCGTCAAATACCAGCTATTCATGAGTTGCAAAAACACGTATCCTTTCAAAATTTATGTGAAATGTATAATGTCACGGTTCCGACATTAACTTCAATTTTACAGGAGCAGATACATATACTTAGAATTAATATTATAAATGGGTATGAGCCTACAACGACAATCCTTGACGAAATTTTTATTAATACGGAAGCGAGTCTAAAAAAGGTTTTCAACTCTCGCTTAAATCGCTTAATAAATGCAACAGGTACTATTTTACATACTAATCTTGGTCGCGCTCGGTTAAGTGATTCAGCTATAACGAGTGTGGTAGAAGCTAGTCGTAATTACAGTAATTTAGAATATAATATTGATACCGGAAAGCGTGGATCTCGCCATGACTTAATCGAAGACCTTGTAACACAAACCACCGGTGCTGAAGCGGCTATGGTTGTGAACAACAATGCTGCCAGCGTGTACTTAATTTTAAAAGCTTTGGCTAAAGGAAAAGAGGTAATTGTGTCACGAGGTGAATTGGTTGAAATAGGCGGGTCATTTCGAATCTCTTCGATTATGGAAGAGAGTGGGGCGAATTTAGTCGAAGTTGGTACAACTAACAAGACACATATGTATGACTATGAAAATTCTGTCAGTCCCGATACTGCTATGATTATGAAGGTTCATACGAGTAACTATAAAATTTTAGGGTTTCATAAAACAGTTCCTAGTAGTGAATTAGTTGACTTGTGTAAAAAAGAATCTATTCTGCTATATGAGGACTTAGGAAGTGGAGCCTTATTTGATTATGCTAGTTATGGAATAGGTGATGAGCCAGTAGTTGCTAAAGTATTGCGGTCAGGGATAGATGTCGTATCTTTTAGTGGAGACAAACTATTAGGAGGGCCACAGGCGGGGATTATAGCCGGCAAAAAACAAGTAATAGAAAAACTTAAAAAGCATCAATTGGCAAGAGTACTTCGTGTTGATAAAATGACTCTGGCAGCGTTAGAAGCAACTCTTCGTGCCTATTTGCGAGATGAAACAACAAGAGACATTCCTGTTGTTAGGGACATTTTAACAGATAAAGCTGTTATTAAAAGAAAGGCTTTAGACTTTATAAGCTTGTTAAAAAACTTAGCACCACAATATAGTTGCGAGCTTCATGAAGACACATCTAAGGTTGGTGGTGGTACAATGCCGGATGTAGAACTTCCCACCTGGACTGTACGAATTCAAACTGATACAATCGATGGAAATGCTTTACACGACCTATTACGAAAACAATATCATATTGTTACAAGAATTAAAGACGATATAGTGTTCCTTGATTTTAGGACGTTAACGAATGAGGAAGTTCATATTATTTCTAAAGCTCTAAAAGAATTAGGTGGAGATTAA
- a CDS encoding Na/Pi cotransporter family protein, which produces MDLHVQEMIFQFFGGLGIFLFGIKYMGDGLQQSAGDRLREILDRFTTNPLMGVLAGIIVTVLIQSSSGTTALTVGLVSAGFMTLRQAIGVIMGANIGTTVTAFIIGIKISEYALPIIAVGAFLIFFFKHNKVQSLGKVIFGFGSLFLGLSLMSSGMKPLRSLDAFYDLTLSMSDNPFLGVVIGTVFTVIVQSSSATIGILQELFGQDLLTLQAALPVLFGDNIGTTITAVLASIGTAVAARRAALAHVVFNITGTVVFLILLVPFTKFIAFLQTSLGLNPEMTIAFAHGTFNVTNTILLFPFVGFIAWIVTKAIPGEDLVVDGKPQNLNYLIIDQAPSLALGQAKKEVIRMGSLSKQGLEEVRQFMANNQKKHADIAYEIEEAINNLDRKITDYLVAISGKSLSHVDSEVHSFLMDAVRDIERIGDHMENIVELIEYKVSRRLHISDEALEELNTMMQLTADTLENALKSLDKNDLKLAEEVLNQEKQIDSMERMLRRSHIRRLNEGGCTGHAGIIFVDIVSNLERIGDHAVNIADMVIDMNKVHDIKKA; this is translated from the coding sequence GTGGATTTGCATGTCCAGGAAATGATTTTTCAGTTTTTTGGTGGTCTAGGTATTTTTCTTTTTGGTATTAAGTACATGGGTGATGGATTACAGCAATCTGCAGGAGATCGCCTTCGTGAAATTTTAGACCGCTTTACTACGAACCCATTAATGGGTGTGTTAGCTGGTATTATCGTAACAGTACTAATTCAGTCAAGCTCAGGAACAACAGCTCTTACAGTTGGATTAGTTAGTGCGGGCTTTATGACTTTACGTCAAGCAATTGGTGTAATTATGGGGGCCAATATTGGTACAACCGTAACAGCGTTTATTATTGGAATTAAAATTAGTGAGTATGCATTACCTATTATTGCAGTGGGCGCATTTTTAATCTTTTTCTTCAAACATAATAAAGTGCAGTCACTAGGTAAAGTAATCTTCGGTTTTGGTTCTTTATTCCTCGGATTATCATTGATGAGTAGTGGCATGAAGCCATTGCGTTCACTTGATGCGTTTTATGACTTAACGCTTTCAATGAGTGATAACCCATTTTTAGGTGTGGTTATCGGAACAGTATTTACTGTTATAGTTCAAAGCTCTAGTGCGACAATTGGAATTCTTCAAGAGCTATTTGGACAAGATCTTTTAACGCTTCAGGCCGCTTTACCTGTTCTTTTTGGTGACAACATCGGAACAACAATTACAGCTGTATTAGCGTCTATTGGGACAGCTGTTGCTGCAAGACGAGCAGCGTTAGCTCACGTAGTATTTAATATTACAGGAACAGTGGTGTTTTTAATCTTACTCGTCCCGTTTACAAAGTTTATTGCATTTTTACAGACTTCTCTAGGTTTAAATCCAGAGATGACTATTGCATTCGCTCATGGGACATTCAACGTAACAAACACAATATTATTGTTCCCGTTTGTTGGATTTATTGCTTGGATAGTTACTAAAGCTATTCCAGGAGAGGATTTAGTTGTTGATGGTAAGCCACAAAATCTTAACTATCTTATTATTGATCAAGCTCCATCTTTGGCACTTGGGCAAGCGAAAAAAGAAGTTATTCGCATGGGGAGCTTGTCTAAGCAAGGTTTAGAAGAAGTTAGACAATTCATGGCGAATAATCAGAAAAAACATGCTGATATTGCCTATGAAATTGAAGAGGCAATTAACAACTTAGACCGAAAAATCACTGATTATTTAGTAGCGATTTCCGGTAAATCGTTATCTCATGTTGATTCGGAAGTACATTCCTTCCTAATGGATGCAGTTAGAGATATTGAACGTATTGGTGATCATATGGAGAATATTGTAGAATTAATTGAGTACAAGGTCTCACGCCGTTTGCATATTTCTGATGAAGCACTAGAAGAGTTAAATACAATGATGCAATTAACAGCAGATACACTGGAAAATGCATTAAAGTCTTTAGATAAGAACGATTTGAAATTAGCAGAAGAAGTTTTAAATCAAGAGAAGCAAATTGATTCTATGGAAAGAATGTTGCGTAGAAGTCATATTCGTCGACTTAATGAAGGTGGATGTACTGGTCACGCAGGAATTATTTTTGTAGATATCGTAAGTAACCTTGAAAGAATTGGTGATCATGCAGTAAACATCGCTGACATGGTTATTGATATGAACAAAGTGCACGATATAAAAAAAGCATAA
- the proC gene encoding pyrroline-5-carboxylate reductase translates to MLKDKTVAFLGAGNMAEAMVAGMVSTNVVPREKIFVTNRSNIKRLQQIKETYNVTIMSKTELSFDKIDVLFLAMKPKDVDTVLASLKHSLHPDTIVLSVLAGITTAHLEAGLVRGQSVLRVMPNTSSTLQESATAISAGTHATTEHIRLAEELLQSIGKVYTIPETQMDIFTGIAGSGPAYFYYLMEHMEKAGVEGGLEPKLAREIGAQTILGAAKMMVERTESPFELRQNVTSPNGTTAAGLEALSKNGGGNAIKQAIKSAERKSKEISAKLKGMLIAQ, encoded by the coding sequence TTGCTAAAAGATAAAACAGTAGCCTTTTTAGGTGCAGGAAATATGGCGGAAGCGATGGTTGCTGGTATGGTGAGCACAAACGTTGTACCACGTGAGAAAATATTCGTTACAAACAGATCTAACATAAAACGACTTCAACAGATTAAAGAAACATACAATGTAACAATCATGTCAAAAACTGAACTATCATTCGATAAAATTGACGTATTATTTTTGGCTATGAAACCTAAAGATGTTGATACAGTATTAGCATCACTAAAACATTCGTTACATCCAGACACTATTGTATTATCTGTGTTAGCGGGTATTACAACTGCTCATTTAGAAGCTGGTTTGGTACGTGGGCAATCCGTTTTACGAGTTATGCCTAATACGTCAAGCACGTTACAAGAATCAGCTACAGCTATTTCAGCAGGTACACACGCTACAACGGAACATATTCGTTTAGCAGAAGAATTGCTGCAAAGCATAGGCAAAGTTTATACAATCCCTGAAACACAGATGGATATATTCACAGGTATAGCTGGAAGTGGACCGGCGTATTTTTATTATCTCATGGAGCATATGGAAAAAGCTGGTGTGGAGGGCGGATTAGAACCCAAGCTAGCACGAGAAATTGGAGCACAAACGATATTAGGTGCTGCGAAGATGATGGTAGAACGCACAGAATCACCATTCGAATTAAGACAAAATGTAACATCTCCGAACGGCACGACAGCAGCGGGTCTAGAAGCACTTTCCAAGAACGGCGGAGGAAACGCCATTAAGCAGGCTATCAAAAGTGCAGAACGAAAATCAAAGGAAATTAGTGCAAAATTAAAAGGCATGCTTATAGCTCAATAA
- the proB gene encoding glutamate 5-kinase has product MSHDSRKKRVVIKIGSSSLTSMHGEISRRKLERLVDEVARLKDDGHEVLLVSSGAVAAGYRKLGCLERPNSLPEKQAAAAIGQGLLIEAYSDLFLSHGYVASQILITRSDFSDENRYNNARNTINVLLERGIIPIVNENDTVTINRLKFGDNDTLSAKVSALVDADQLLILSDIDGLYNCDPRKNKNATLLDRVEEITSDIEDMAGEPGSAVGTGGMRSKIDAFKITMAAGIPAFLGKSGTPDIIYEAVHRKAKGTYFEAKKDATNLDSRQQWIAFNSGPEGEIIIKEPAKNRIKEQAGGVHLQDIEDIAGQFKKGAVVRILDSHKKQIALGIVNYTAQELVKETNSSRNNIEAVSIDHLVCHIKVSLPVGL; this is encoded by the coding sequence ATGTCCCATGACAGCAGGAAAAAACGTGTCGTAATTAAAATAGGTAGCAGTTCGTTAACAAGTATGCACGGTGAAATTAGTCGACGTAAATTAGAGAGATTAGTTGATGAAGTAGCTCGTTTAAAAGATGACGGTCATGAAGTCTTATTAGTTTCATCAGGTGCTGTGGCAGCAGGATATCGTAAATTAGGATGCTTAGAGCGCCCCAATTCATTACCAGAAAAACAAGCAGCAGCAGCAATCGGTCAAGGTTTGCTTATTGAAGCCTATTCTGACCTCTTCTTGTCGCATGGGTATGTAGCGTCACAGATACTTATTACACGCAGTGACTTTTCCGATGAAAATAGATATAACAACGCAAGAAATACGATTAATGTATTGTTAGAAAGAGGGATTATTCCTATCGTGAATGAAAACGACACAGTCACGATTAATCGATTGAAATTTGGTGACAATGATACTCTATCTGCTAAAGTTTCAGCGTTAGTAGATGCTGACCAGCTACTTATTTTATCTGATATAGATGGGTTATATAATTGTGACCCCCGAAAAAATAAGAATGCTACATTACTTGATCGAGTAGAAGAAATTACAAGCGACATTGAAGACATGGCAGGAGAGCCAGGAAGTGCAGTTGGTACAGGTGGTATGCGCTCTAAAATAGACGCTTTTAAAATAACGATGGCTGCTGGTATACCAGCATTTCTAGGGAAATCAGGTACACCTGATATTATTTATGAAGCTGTTCATAGAAAAGCGAAAGGCACATATTTTGAGGCGAAAAAAGATGCTACTAATTTAGATTCGAGACAGCAGTGGATTGCCTTTAACTCTGGACCTGAAGGCGAAATTATCATAAAAGAGCCAGCAAAAAACAGAATTAAGGAACAAGCGGGTGGGGTACACTTGCAGGATATTGAAGACATTGCAGGTCAGTTTAAAAAGGGTGCCGTTGTTCGCATCCTAGATTCACATAAAAAACAAATAGCTCTTGGTATTGTCAATTATACCGCACAGGAGTTAGTGAAAGAAACGAATTCCAGTCGAAATAATATAGAAGCTGTCTCTATTGATCATCTTGTATGTCACATTAAAGTTTCACTTCCAGTGGGGCTATAA
- the selD gene encoding selenide, water dikinase SelD, producing MSEHEKIRLTSLSTKAGUGCKLGPDDLAQVLCQLTPQRYDNNLLVGNDTSDDAGVYQLTEDLAIIQTVDYFTPIVDDPYMFGAIAASNALSDVYAMGGTPKTALNIVGYPIKKLGNEMLVEILKGAQDKVAEAGAIIVGGHSIDDNEPKFGLSVTGIVHPRKFWKNVGAQEGDALILTKPIGVGIMTTGIKRGVATEQQTVEVMDVMALLNKIAAETLSSFQPNAVTDITGFGLLGHAYEVARGSNVSFIVDSTKVPVLDGTEKLAVDGVVPGGSKSNHTWLQPHVKYEEHISHVQQLVLCDAITSGGLFISLPAHEAEAYVNAMHNNGHTYTRIIGSVVAKEDYSIFVK from the coding sequence ATGAGCGAACATGAGAAAATTCGTCTTACCAGTTTATCTACAAAAGCTGGCTGAGGCTGTAAACTTGGTCCGGATGACCTGGCACAAGTTTTGTGTCAATTAACCCCACAACGTTATGATAATAATTTATTAGTTGGTAATGATACATCAGATGACGCCGGTGTATACCAACTAACTGAAGATTTAGCTATTATCCAAACAGTAGATTATTTCACACCTATTGTTGATGATCCATACATGTTTGGCGCGATCGCCGCAAGTAACGCTTTAAGTGATGTTTACGCTATGGGTGGCACACCAAAAACCGCATTAAATATCGTTGGTTACCCAATAAAAAAACTCGGTAACGAGATGCTAGTTGAAATTTTAAAAGGGGCTCAAGACAAAGTGGCTGAAGCTGGAGCTATCATAGTCGGTGGTCATTCTATTGACGATAATGAACCTAAATTTGGTCTTAGTGTCACAGGTATTGTGCACCCTCGGAAATTTTGGAAAAATGTTGGAGCACAGGAAGGCGACGCACTTATCCTTACAAAACCAATAGGTGTTGGTATTATGACAACTGGTATTAAGCGCGGAGTAGCCACGGAACAGCAAACTGTTGAAGTAATGGATGTCATGGCCTTACTTAACAAAATAGCAGCAGAAACTTTATCATCTTTCCAACCAAATGCCGTCACTGATATTACCGGGTTTGGTCTACTTGGTCATGCATACGAGGTGGCAAGAGGAAGTAATGTTTCTTTTATTGTTGACTCTACTAAAGTTCCCGTTCTAGACGGTACTGAAAAACTAGCAGTAGACGGGGTAGTACCTGGCGGATCTAAATCCAACCACACATGGCTACAACCACATGTCAAGTACGAAGAGCATATAAGCCATGTCCAACAGCTTGTTCTCTGTGATGCTATAACATCAGGTGGGCTATTTATTAGCTTACCCGCTCACGAAGCAGAAGCTTACGTGAATGCTATGCATAACAATGGTCATACTTATACAAGGATCATTGGTAGCGTTGTAGCAAAAGAAGATTACTCAATTTTTGTAAAATAG
- a CDS encoding DUF2621 domain-containing protein: protein MLQGWFMWFIVFWSIFLCGSMAVGGYFMFRKFLKKLPKEDGKSEIDWQEYYIQQSLHLWTDEGKSLLQTLVNPVPELFRDVAKQKIAGKIGQLALENNVNKINLDLIIKGYILATPKRDHKFLIKTLQEQKIDITPYEQWF, encoded by the coding sequence ATGCTTCAAGGCTGGTTTATGTGGTTTATAGTTTTTTGGTCTATTTTTCTCTGTGGGTCTATGGCTGTAGGCGGATATTTCATGTTTAGAAAATTTTTGAAAAAATTACCTAAAGAAGATGGTAAAAGTGAGATTGACTGGCAAGAATATTATATCCAACAATCTCTCCACCTTTGGACGGATGAAGGCAAATCTTTATTACAAACTCTAGTAAACCCAGTACCTGAGCTATTCCGTGACGTGGCGAAACAGAAAATTGCTGGTAAAATTGGACAATTAGCATTAGAAAACAATGTAAACAAAATTAATCTTGACCTAATTATTAAAGGCTACATTCTTGCCACACCAAAACGAGACCATAAATTTTTAATCAAAACACTTCAAGAGCAAAAGAT
- a CDS encoding glutamate-5-semialdehyde dehydrogenase: MTLTKTNMDVKEQAAQAQKAAKSLALLTTEQKNNALLIIANMLKEKKNTILEANEIDLQRGRDKGFDEAFMDRLALNESRIKGFADGLRQVVELDDPTKIIESDWVLENGLQVQKVTVPLGVIGMIYEARPNVTVDATGLALKAGNAIVLKGGSNAITSNKAIVDVMHEALEKTDIPKEAVQFINTTDREATEQLFTMKEHIDVLIPRGGGALINAVITKATVPVLETGVGNCHIYIDEQADVEKALSILINAKTDRPAVCNAAETVIVHEAWFQNNKDVFLKTLQEHNISIHGDEKLANTVPFVQLANEDDWANEYLSLDIAVKLVSSLEDAVAHIDQYGTKHSEAIVTENKEAAARFMTLVDAAAIYHNASTRFTDGGALGFGAEIGISTQKLHARGPMGLPALTTVKFLMHGTGQIR; encoded by the coding sequence ATGACCTTAACGAAGACAAACATGGATGTCAAAGAACAAGCTGCGCAAGCTCAAAAAGCGGCTAAATCTCTAGCACTATTAACAACAGAACAAAAGAATAATGCTTTGCTCATAATTGCTAATATGTTAAAAGAAAAAAAGAATACGATATTAGAAGCTAACGAAATAGATTTACAACGTGGGAGAGATAAAGGCTTTGATGAAGCGTTTATGGATAGACTTGCATTAAATGAATCCAGGATCAAAGGGTTTGCTGACGGATTGCGTCAGGTGGTTGAATTAGATGATCCAACAAAAATCATTGAATCAGATTGGGTATTAGAGAACGGTTTACAAGTTCAAAAGGTAACCGTCCCATTAGGTGTGATCGGGATGATATACGAGGCGCGACCGAATGTCACAGTCGATGCTACTGGTCTTGCCTTAAAGGCGGGGAATGCTATCGTATTAAAAGGTGGCTCGAACGCTATCACTTCAAACAAAGCAATAGTCGACGTGATGCATGAAGCACTTGAAAAGACTGATATTCCAAAAGAAGCTGTACAGTTTATAAATACGACAGATCGAGAAGCAACGGAGCAGCTTTTTACTATGAAAGAGCATATCGATGTATTAATCCCACGTGGTGGTGGAGCATTAATCAATGCCGTTATTACAAAAGCGACTGTCCCTGTTCTGGAAACAGGTGTTGGAAACTGTCATATTTATATTGACGAACAAGCAGATGTTGAAAAAGCGCTCTCCATATTGATTAATGCAAAAACGGACCGTCCAGCTGTGTGTAATGCAGCGGAAACAGTGATCGTGCATGAAGCATGGTTTCAAAACAATAAAGACGTGTTCTTAAAAACACTACAGGAGCACAATATATCTATTCATGGAGACGAAAAGTTAGCAAATACTGTACCATTTGTACAGCTTGCCAATGAAGATGATTGGGCAAACGAATACTTAAGCTTAGACATAGCAGTAAAGCTAGTATCGTCTTTAGAGGATGCAGTCGCTCATATTGATCAATATGGTACAAAACACTCAGAAGCCATTGTAACAGAAAACAAAGAAGCAGCAGCAAGGTTTATGACACTTGTTGATGCGGCAGCCATTTATCATAATGCCTCTACTCGCTTTACTGACGGCGGAGCATTAGGATTTGGTGCAGAAATTGGAATTTCAACTCAAAAGCTCCACGCTCGAGGACCAATGGGTTTACCAGCTCTTACAACAGTGAAATTTTTAATGCATGGTACCGGTCAAATACGTTAG
- the selB gene encoding selenocysteine-specific translation elongation factor gives MNQNFFTLGLAGHIDHGKTSLTKALTGIDTDRLKEEKERSISIELGYAPFELGADMKVSIIDVPGHERFIRQMIAGVAGIDLVILAVAADEGVMPQTKEHVEILSFLGVKKGIVAITKIDRVESGFTDLVKEDIKDQLSGTIFENSPIALVDSIHNVGIDDFKSIVYEQLLETKPRNVDAAFRMPIDQVFSMKGQGTIVRGTIYDGKVQEGDVITVYPKGKQLRVKQIQVHRQAVPMAIAGQRAAINVAGVTKEEIHRGEVLTTEHAYTSHNVIDVALHVVNDLEHPIKQRMPIRFYTGTTEVSGQIVFFDRNIVEQTDGEILCQIRLQEDVIVKRGDRFVIRRPSPVETIAGGWIIDPNGERYRFGEETINSLRSKRDGTPQQRVRDILIVEKYLKIEELTKRANCSVDILKRMEIANELIVIQDSFCILHEQVASLKVTFTQEVQTYHTNYPMRPGIDKAQLLAQSHLPKVIGDLILSVLEEENKLLRKGPYIYTSSFQAHFPKQWAKRMESCVESVRRDQLQVAPFIEYISKAGIPTNVADDFVKFLIDSQILYMLTDKEYIHRDSLIESIRALKRETDNTFDIQAVKAVLNLSRKYVVPFLELLDKLDITVRKDNVRKWNKNASDVFN, from the coding sequence ATGAATCAGAACTTTTTTACTCTAGGATTAGCAGGGCATATTGACCACGGAAAAACGTCGTTAACAAAAGCATTGACTGGAATAGATACGGATCGTTTAAAGGAAGAAAAGGAACGTAGTATATCTATCGAACTAGGATATGCACCCTTTGAATTAGGGGCGGACATGAAAGTGTCTATTATTGATGTTCCAGGTCATGAGCGTTTTATTAGGCAAATGATAGCGGGGGTAGCGGGTATTGATTTAGTCATTTTAGCAGTAGCCGCTGATGAAGGAGTTATGCCACAAACAAAAGAGCACGTAGAAATACTTTCTTTTTTAGGGGTCAAAAAAGGAATAGTTGCAATTACAAAAATAGATCGGGTGGAATCAGGATTTACGGATCTTGTAAAAGAGGATATAAAAGATCAATTATCCGGAACTATATTTGAAAACTCTCCAATTGCTTTAGTAGATAGTATTCATAATGTTGGAATAGATGATTTTAAATCTATTGTTTATGAACAATTGCTAGAAACGAAGCCAAGAAATGTTGACGCTGCTTTTCGCATGCCTATTGACCAAGTATTCAGTATGAAAGGGCAAGGTACTATTGTACGCGGAACAATCTATGATGGTAAAGTGCAGGAGGGAGACGTAATTACAGTTTATCCAAAAGGTAAACAGCTAAGAGTAAAGCAAATACAAGTTCATAGACAAGCTGTTCCTATGGCTATTGCAGGTCAACGTGCTGCAATAAATGTTGCTGGTGTAACGAAGGAAGAGATACATAGGGGGGAAGTTCTTACAACTGAACACGCCTATACTTCACATAATGTTATTGATGTTGCGCTTCATGTCGTTAACGACTTAGAGCACCCAATTAAACAACGCATGCCAATTCGCTTTTATACAGGTACCACTGAAGTATCTGGTCAAATTGTCTTTTTTGACCGAAATATTGTTGAACAAACAGATGGAGAGATTCTTTGTCAAATTCGACTTCAAGAGGATGTTATCGTAAAAAGGGGAGACCGTTTTGTTATTCGACGTCCATCTCCTGTAGAGACAATTGCTGGGGGGTGGATAATAGACCCAAATGGTGAGAGATACCGATTCGGTGAGGAGACTATTAATTCGTTGCGAAGTAAGCGTGATGGTACACCGCAACAAAGGGTGCGAGATATACTAATTGTTGAAAAATACTTAAAAATCGAGGAGTTAACAAAACGAGCCAATTGTAGTGTGGACATTCTAAAAAGAATGGAAATAGCAAATGAACTAATAGTTATTCAAGATTCTTTTTGTATTCTTCATGAGCAGGTGGCATCTCTTAAAGTTACCTTTACACAAGAAGTACAAACTTATCATACTAACTATCCGATGAGACCTGGTATCGATAAGGCACAGCTGTTAGCTCAAAGTCATCTTCCGAAAGTGATAGGAGATTTAATTTTATCTGTACTGGAAGAAGAAAATAAATTGTTACGAAAAGGCCCTTATATCTATACAAGTTCATTTCAAGCTCATTTCCCAAAGCAGTGGGCAAAAAGAATGGAAAGCTGTGTTGAAAGTGTTAGAAGAGACCAATTACAAGTAGCGCCTTTTATCGAGTATATTTCTAAAGCTGGTATCCCTACAAATGTGGCTGATGATTTCGTTAAATTTCTGATTGATAGTCAAATCTTATATATGTTAACTGATAAAGAATATATTCATCGTGACTCTTTAATAGAATCAATTCGAGCATTGAAACGTGAAACGGACAATACTTTTGATATTCAAGCTGTTAAAGCAGTACTTAACTTATCAAGAAAGTATGTAGTTCCATTTCTTGAACTATTGGATAAGCTCGATATTACAGTACGTAAAGATAATGTTAGAAAATGGAATAAAAACGCGAGTGATGTTTTTAATTAA